The following proteins are co-located in the Mycolicibacterium goodii genome:
- the helR gene encoding RNA polymerase recycling motor ATPase HelR, with the protein MSGLDYYDELRSEREYAAGLYARLDAERAQSQRRYAAALREHGGTAVERDAEVRALAKDIARLNVADNGLCFGRLDTVDDEALYIGRLGIFDRDNDFEPLLLDWRAPMARPFYVATAANPENMRRRRQFHTMGRKVVDFTDEILGRPTGAEHDATNDAALLAAVNAPRGEGMRDIVATIQAEQDEVIRLDHTGVLVIEGGPGTGKTVVALHRVAYLLYTYRKQMERHGVLVVGPTPAFLNHIGRVLPSLGESDAVFMTPGDFVPGLHVTAEDTPEAAEAKGSLKILDVLKAAVADRQELPGEPIPIDLSDVTVRIDAETANWAREEARKTGLPHNEARAEFIDVVTYVVTERAVARIGRGWLTRDDKHAWEQMRADVVGELEDHEQFNAALDALWPILTPEDVLAQLYTSHDRLRAAGAPECLWRADGQAWTVSDVPLLDELVDLLGRNKAADEAAERERREEQAYAAGVLDLMVDREDLMDDEDHLLAQDLIDAEELADRFKERDNRELGERAAADREWTYGHVVVDEAQELSEMDWRLLMRRCPRRSFTIVGDLAQRRSPAGARTWGAMLEPYVPGRWVYKSLSVNYRTPAEIMSVAAAVLAEFAPDATPPDSVRSCGVSPWARQVSDDDIALAIAEFVDEEAGREGTSVVIGPPDVPGAVPPSETKGLEFDAVLVVEPERILADGPRGAAELYVALTRATQRLGVLHRDALPPALAGLTEREAVTAAEQR; encoded by the coding sequence GTGTCAGGTCTTGACTACTACGACGAACTGCGGTCCGAGCGGGAGTACGCCGCCGGGCTCTACGCCCGGTTGGACGCCGAGCGGGCGCAGTCGCAACGCAGGTATGCCGCCGCGCTGCGCGAGCACGGCGGCACGGCCGTGGAGCGCGACGCCGAGGTGCGGGCGTTGGCCAAGGACATCGCCCGGCTCAACGTCGCCGACAACGGATTGTGCTTCGGCCGGTTGGACACCGTCGACGACGAAGCGCTCTACATCGGGCGCCTCGGCATCTTCGACCGGGACAACGACTTCGAGCCGCTGCTGCTCGACTGGCGCGCCCCGATGGCGCGGCCGTTCTACGTCGCGACGGCCGCCAACCCGGAGAACATGCGCCGCCGCCGCCAATTTCACACCATGGGCCGCAAGGTGGTCGACTTCACCGACGAGATCCTCGGGCGGCCGACGGGCGCCGAGCACGACGCCACCAACGACGCGGCGCTGCTCGCGGCCGTCAACGCACCGCGCGGGGAGGGCATGCGCGACATCGTCGCCACCATCCAGGCCGAGCAGGACGAGGTCATCCGACTCGACCACACCGGTGTGCTGGTGATCGAGGGCGGCCCGGGCACCGGCAAGACCGTGGTGGCGCTGCACCGCGTGGCGTACCTGCTCTACACCTACCGCAAGCAGATGGAGCGCCACGGTGTGCTGGTCGTCGGGCCCACCCCGGCGTTCCTCAACCACATCGGCCGGGTGCTGCCGTCGCTGGGCGAGTCCGACGCGGTGTTCATGACGCCCGGCGACTTCGTGCCCGGTCTGCACGTCACCGCCGAGGACACCCCGGAAGCTGCCGAGGCCAAGGGCTCGCTGAAGATCCTCGACGTGCTCAAGGCCGCGGTGGCCGACCGGCAGGAACTGCCCGGGGAGCCGATCCCGATCGACCTGTCCGACGTCACGGTCCGCATCGACGCCGAGACCGCGAACTGGGCGCGTGAGGAGGCCCGCAAGACCGGTCTGCCGCACAACGAGGCCCGTGCCGAGTTCATCGACGTCGTCACCTATGTGGTGACCGAGCGTGCGGTCGCCCGGATCGGCCGGGGCTGGCTGACCCGCGACGACAAGCACGCGTGGGAGCAGATGCGCGCCGACGTCGTCGGCGAGCTCGAGGACCACGAGCAGTTCAACGCCGCGCTGGACGCGCTTTGGCCCATCCTCACCCCGGAAGACGTTCTCGCACAACTGTATACGTCGCACGATCGACTGCGCGCGGCCGGCGCGCCCGAGTGCTTGTGGCGCGCCGACGGCCAGGCGTGGACGGTGTCGGACGTGCCGTTGCTCGATGAACTGGTCGACCTGCTGGGCCGCAACAAGGCCGCCGACGAGGCCGCCGAACGGGAACGCCGGGAGGAGCAGGCCTACGCCGCGGGCGTGCTCGACCTCATGGTGGACCGCGAGGATTTGATGGACGACGAGGACCACCTGCTGGCGCAGGACCTCATCGACGCAGAGGAACTGGCCGACCGCTTCAAGGAACGCGACAACCGGGAACTCGGCGAGCGCGCCGCCGCGGACCGCGAATGGACGTACGGGCACGTCGTGGTCGACGAGGCCCAGGAACTCTCCGAGATGGACTGGCGTCTGCTGATGCGACGCTGCCCGCGGCGCTCGTTCACCATCGTCGGCGATCTGGCGCAGCGCCGTTCACCGGCCGGTGCCCGGACGTGGGGCGCCATGCTCGAGCCGTACGTGCCGGGCCGCTGGGTGTACAAGTCGCTGTCGGTGAACTACCGCACGCCCGCGGAGATCATGTCGGTCGCGGCGGCGGTGCTCGCCGAGTTCGCGCCCGACGCCACACCGCCGGATTCGGTGCGCTCGTGCGGCGTCTCGCCATGGGCACGTCAGGTGAGCGATGACGACATCGCCTTGGCCATCGCAGAATTCGTCGACGAGGAAGCCGGACGCGAGGGCACCAGCGTGGTCATCGGGCCGCCCGATGTGCCGGGCGCCGTACCGCCGTCGGAAACCAAGGGACTGGAGTTCGACGCGGTACTGGTCGTCGAACCCGAACGGATCCTCGCCGACGGGCCGCGCGGCGCCGCCGAACTCTACGTCGCGCTCACCCGCGCCACCCAGCGGCTCGGCGTCCTGCACCGAGATGCGTTGCCGCCGGCGCTCGCCGGGCTCACCGAACGGGAGGCCGTCACGGCGGCCGAGCAGCGCTGA
- a CDS encoding FadR/GntR family transcriptional regulator, protein MAEQLRPVTRPRLYEVIVEQLCAYIYSNQMEPGDRLPAERDLAAKLGVSRASLSQALVALEVQGVLSVRHGDGAILVRRPTEEGSIRALREHADRIPDIIEAREALEVKLAGLAAQRRTDAEMAAIDAAIATMEKEVESGERGVVGDEMFHEAITSAAHSSLLAKLMHEIAGLIRETRIESLSQENRPRASLEGHRRIADAIRKQDSQEAAQAMAEHIRMVSDVALLREA, encoded by the coding sequence GTGGCTGAGCAACTGAGACCAGTAACGCGTCCGCGGCTCTACGAGGTCATCGTCGAGCAGTTGTGCGCATACATCTACAGCAACCAGATGGAGCCAGGGGACCGCTTGCCCGCGGAGCGCGACCTGGCCGCCAAGCTGGGGGTGAGCCGCGCGTCGCTCAGCCAGGCGCTGGTCGCCCTCGAGGTGCAGGGTGTCCTGTCGGTACGGCACGGCGACGGCGCGATCCTGGTCCGCCGCCCGACCGAGGAGGGGTCCATCCGGGCCCTGCGCGAGCACGCCGACCGCATCCCCGACATCATCGAGGCGCGCGAGGCGCTTGAGGTCAAGCTGGCCGGCCTGGCGGCGCAGCGCCGCACCGACGCCGAGATGGCGGCGATCGACGCGGCCATCGCCACGATGGAGAAGGAAGTCGAATCAGGCGAACGCGGCGTGGTCGGCGACGAAATGTTCCATGAGGCAATCACATCCGCGGCGCACTCGTCGTTGCTGGCCAAGCTGATGCACGAAATCGCGGGCCTGATCCGGGAAACCCGGATCGAATCCCTGTCGCAGGAGAACCGGCCCCGTGCCTCGCTGGAAGGCCACCGGAGGATCGCCGATGCGATCCGCAAGCAGGACTCGCAGGAGGCGGCCCAGGCGATGGCCGAACACATCCGCATGGTCTCCGACGTGGCGCTGCTGCGCGAAGCCTGA
- a CDS encoding SLC13 family permease has product MPLELIPILALVAMFAAATLLPINMGTLGFVAAFLVGTIAVGMDTDDIIAGFPSDLFLTLVGVTYLFAIAQNNGTVDLMVRGALRLVRGRVAFIPWVMFGITAVLTALGALGPAAVAIIAPIALTFARRYHINALLMGMMVIHGAQAGGFSPISIYGVTVNNIVAKANLINSPLALFLGSFFFNAAIGVLLFIFLGGRKLLGQTTQSFDGADDGADHTEATEDTGGSGGGTTPKPSSGSPVFSGHGTTASAATLTAPPNTPTSPLPRRAASFDQILTLIGLGALGLFSLILDLDVGFVAMTVAAVLALASPKAQKGAVAQISWSTVLLIGGVLTFVGVLQEAGTVEWVGNGVAKLGMPLLVALLLCYLGGIVSAFASSTAILGATIPLAVPLLLAGDIGPIGVIVALAIASTIVDVSPFSTNGALVLANAQGVDRDVFYRQILKYSGLVIAIGPLVAWAALVLPGWL; this is encoded by the coding sequence ATGCCGCTCGAACTGATCCCGATTCTCGCCCTTGTCGCGATGTTCGCAGCGGCGACGCTGCTACCCATCAACATGGGCACGCTGGGCTTCGTCGCCGCCTTCCTGGTCGGCACGATCGCCGTCGGTATGGATACCGACGACATCATCGCCGGGTTTCCCAGTGACCTGTTCCTGACACTGGTCGGCGTCACCTACCTGTTCGCCATCGCGCAGAACAACGGCACCGTTGACCTCATGGTGCGCGGCGCCTTACGCCTGGTCAGAGGACGCGTGGCGTTCATACCGTGGGTGATGTTCGGCATCACCGCGGTGCTCACGGCCCTCGGCGCGCTCGGCCCCGCCGCGGTCGCCATCATCGCCCCGATCGCGTTGACCTTCGCCCGCAGGTACCACATCAACGCCCTGCTGATGGGCATGATGGTCATCCACGGTGCCCAGGCCGGCGGGTTCTCCCCGATCAGCATCTACGGCGTCACCGTCAACAACATCGTCGCCAAGGCCAACCTGATCAACAGCCCGCTGGCCCTGTTCCTCGGCAGTTTCTTCTTCAACGCCGCCATCGGGGTGCTGCTGTTCATCTTCCTCGGCGGTCGCAAACTCCTCGGGCAGACCACCCAGAGCTTCGACGGCGCGGACGACGGCGCGGACCACACTGAGGCGACCGAGGACACCGGAGGCTCCGGCGGGGGTACGACGCCCAAGCCGTCTAGCGGTAGCCCGGTCTTCTCCGGTCACGGCACCACCGCATCCGCGGCCACCCTCACCGCACCCCCGAACACCCCCACCAGCCCGCTGCCCCGGCGCGCGGCATCCTTCGATCAGATCCTCACCCTCATCGGCCTCGGCGCCCTCGGGTTGTTCTCGCTGATTCTCGACCTCGACGTCGGTTTCGTCGCGATGACCGTCGCCGCGGTCCTGGCCCTGGCCTCGCCCAAGGCCCAGAAGGGCGCCGTGGCACAGATCAGCTGGTCCACCGTGCTGCTCATCGGCGGCGTGCTGACCTTCGTGGGCGTCCTGCAGGAGGCGGGCACCGTGGAGTGGGTCGGCAACGGCGTCGCGAAACTGGGCATGCCGCTTCTTGTGGCCCTGTTGTTGTGCTATCTCGGCGGGATCGTCTCGGCCTTCGCGTCCTCGACCGCGATCCTCGGAGCCACCATCCCCCTTGCGGTTCCGCTGCTGCTGGCCGGTGACATCGGCCCGATCGGTGTGATCGTCGCGCTGGCGATCGCCTCCACCATCGTCGACGTCAGCCCGTTCTCCACCAACGGTGCGCTGGTGCTCGCCAACGCCCAGGGCGTGGACCGCGACGTGTTCTATCGGCAGATCCTGAAATACAGCGGCCTGGTGATCGCGATCGGCCCGCTGGTGGCCTGGGCGGCACTGGTCCTCCCCGGCTGGCTGTAG
- a CDS encoding CaiB/BaiF CoA transferase family protein codes for MTETTHPGDGPHLALSAGPLADLTVIDLTRALAGPHAAMMLGDLGADVIKVENPGGGDDTRGWGPPFIEPAGAERESTYFLSANRNKRSVTLDLKSPSGREALRELLRRADVLMENFRPGVLERLGFSEDVLRELNPRLIILSISGFGHDGPEAARAGYDQIAQGEAGLMSLTGANPHDLQRVGVPIADLLAGMYGAFGVLAALNERARTGRGQVVRASLLAAVVGVHAFQGTKWTVAGQIGEATGNHHPSICPYGLFDTADGAVQIAVGSEGLWKRFCEGFHLDAHAPGMATNPERVANQKRVNELVQSVFSLYSTDELLDILDEIGVPAGRIRNLREVYEWEQTRSQGLLIDVDHATLGTITLPGPPLRFFDVAGPERTRRDHSAPPVLGADNHLIDELTAGRR; via the coding sequence ATGACCGAAACCACCCATCCTGGCGACGGACCACATCTGGCACTGTCCGCCGGCCCGCTCGCCGACCTCACGGTCATCGACCTGACCCGCGCCCTCGCAGGCCCGCACGCCGCGATGATGCTCGGCGACCTCGGCGCCGACGTGATCAAGGTCGAGAACCCCGGCGGCGGCGACGACACCAGGGGCTGGGGACCGCCGTTCATCGAACCCGCTGGGGCAGAACGTGAATCGACCTATTTCCTGAGCGCCAACCGCAACAAGAGGTCCGTCACGCTCGATCTGAAGAGCCCGTCCGGCCGCGAGGCGCTGCGTGAACTGCTCCGCCGCGCCGACGTGCTCATGGAGAATTTCCGCCCCGGTGTGCTGGAGCGGCTCGGCTTCTCCGAAGACGTACTGCGCGAACTCAATCCGCGCCTGATCATCCTGTCGATCAGTGGGTTCGGCCACGACGGGCCGGAAGCCGCCCGGGCCGGGTACGACCAGATCGCACAGGGCGAGGCGGGCCTGATGTCGCTGACCGGCGCCAATCCCCATGACCTGCAACGCGTCGGAGTGCCCATTGCCGACCTGCTCGCCGGCATGTACGGCGCCTTCGGCGTCCTGGCGGCCCTCAACGAACGGGCCCGCACCGGACGTGGTCAGGTGGTGCGCGCGTCCCTGCTCGCGGCCGTCGTGGGCGTACACGCCTTCCAGGGCACCAAGTGGACGGTCGCCGGGCAGATCGGTGAGGCGACCGGCAACCATCATCCGTCGATCTGCCCGTACGGCCTGTTCGACACCGCCGACGGTGCCGTGCAGATCGCCGTCGGCAGCGAGGGCCTGTGGAAGCGGTTCTGCGAGGGCTTCCACCTCGACGCACACGCCCCCGGCATGGCGACCAACCCCGAGCGCGTCGCCAACCAGAAACGCGTCAACGAGCTTGTCCAGAGCGTGTTCTCGCTGTACTCCACCGATGAACTGCTCGACATCCTCGACGAGATCGGTGTCCCGGCCGGGCGGATCCGGAATCTGCGCGAGGTCTACGAATGGGAGCAGACCCGGTCGCAGGGACTGCTCATCGACGTCGACCACGCAACCCTGGGGACCATCACGTTGCCGGGGCCGCCGCTGCGCTTCTTCGATGTCGCAGGCCCCGAGCGCACACGCAGGGACCACAGCGCACCGCCCGTGCTCGGTGCCGACAACCACCTGATCGACGAGTTGACGGCAGGCCGGCGATGA
- a CDS encoding carboxyl transferase domain-containing protein yields the protein MTAAHEVITAVIDHGTWTSWDTPVTDEDLDPGYAQDLAHARAVTGLDEAVITGAAEIHGHRIALLASDFRFLGGSIGIAAGERLTAAIRRATAEGIPLLALPTSGGTRMQEGAAAFLQMVKITAAVVDHKAAHLPYLVYLRHPTTGGVFASWGSLGHITFAEPGAMIGFLGPRVYQALYDAPFPEGVQTAENLEACGLIDGVLPLAQLREVVDRALSVMMRARRTTPAPATASVPVGIDVPAWQSVCASRREDRPGVRELLHHAAGDVLALSGTGQGETDPGLLLALARFGHLPCVVLGQDRRGQTPQTPLGPGALRQARRGMRLAADLNLPLVTVIDTAGAALSKEAEEGGLAGEIARCIAEMVSLPVPTVSVLLGQGTGGGALALVPADRVLAAQNGWLSPLPPEGASAILHRDTTHAAQMAEQQGVRSTDLFQHGLVDRIIAEHPDAATEPETFSRRMGAAIHAELWKLTGEDPVHRLAERACRFDRIGRRNHLLAQAG from the coding sequence ATGACCGCCGCGCACGAGGTGATCACCGCCGTGATCGACCACGGCACATGGACGTCGTGGGACACCCCGGTCACCGATGAGGACCTCGATCCCGGATACGCCCAGGACCTCGCGCACGCGCGGGCCGTCACCGGTCTCGACGAGGCCGTGATCACCGGCGCCGCCGAAATCCATGGGCACCGCATCGCCCTGCTGGCCAGCGACTTCCGTTTCCTCGGCGGGTCGATCGGCATCGCGGCGGGCGAACGGCTCACCGCCGCCATCCGCCGTGCGACGGCCGAGGGGATTCCGCTGCTCGCCCTGCCCACCTCGGGCGGCACCCGTATGCAGGAAGGGGCGGCCGCGTTCCTGCAGATGGTCAAGATCACCGCGGCCGTGGTCGACCACAAGGCCGCGCACCTGCCGTATCTGGTGTACCTGCGCCACCCCACCACAGGCGGGGTGTTCGCCTCCTGGGGATCGTTGGGGCACATCACCTTTGCCGAGCCCGGTGCGATGATCGGATTCCTCGGGCCGCGGGTGTATCAGGCGCTGTACGACGCGCCGTTCCCCGAGGGCGTCCAGACCGCCGAGAACCTCGAGGCGTGCGGGCTGATCGACGGGGTGCTTCCGCTCGCGCAGTTGCGTGAGGTGGTGGACCGGGCCCTGAGCGTCATGATGCGCGCGCGACGGACCACACCCGCGCCGGCCACCGCGAGCGTCCCGGTGGGCATCGACGTGCCCGCGTGGCAGTCGGTGTGCGCGTCGCGTCGCGAGGACCGCCCCGGCGTGCGCGAACTCCTGCACCACGCGGCCGGAGACGTCCTCGCGCTCAGCGGAACCGGCCAGGGCGAAACCGATCCCGGCCTGCTCCTCGCGCTGGCCCGGTTCGGGCATCTGCCGTGTGTGGTGCTCGGTCAGGACCGGCGCGGGCAGACCCCGCAGACACCGCTCGGCCCAGGGGCGTTGCGCCAGGCCCGGCGCGGGATGCGCCTGGCCGCCGACCTGAACCTGCCGCTGGTCACCGTCATCGACACCGCGGGCGCGGCGCTGTCGAAAGAGGCCGAGGAGGGCGGTTTGGCCGGTGAGATCGCCCGGTGCATCGCCGAGATGGTCTCGCTTCCGGTGCCGACGGTGTCGGTGCTGCTCGGTCAGGGCACCGGCGGTGGCGCGCTGGCCCTGGTGCCGGCCGATCGCGTGCTGGCGGCCCAAAACGGCTGGCTGTCCCCGCTTCCTCCCGAGGGTGCCAGCGCGATCCTGCACCGCGACACCACTCACGCCGCCCAGATGGCCGAACAGCAGGGCGTGCGCTCGACGGATCTGTTCCAACACGGACTCGTCGACCGCATCATCGCCGAGCATCCCGACGCCGCAACCGAACCCGAGACGTTCAGTCGCCGTATGGGTGCGGCCATCCATGCCGAACTCTGGAAGCTCACGGGAGAAGACCCGGTGCACCGTCTGGCCGAGCGAGCCTGCCGTTTCGACCGGATCGGGCGCCGCAACCACCTGCTCGCGCAGGCGGGATGA
- the car gene encoding carboxylic acid reductase, giving the protein MPTNPRQERLARRIAQLYATDAQFAGARPDDAVTEAIERPDMRLHQVVGAVMEAYADRPAIAERAVEIVEDPVTGRTSAELLPRFDTITYRELSDRVAALARALCDDVRPGDRVCVLGFASADYAVIDMATMHLGAVAVPLQTSAPVGQLQPIVAETEPRLFASSIGDLDTAVELVLAGHTPARLVVFDHHPAVDEERETLQRARQRLGDAGVQVVVEPLADLIERGRSAPDVAYHVADEDDPLRLLIYTSGSTGAPKGAMYPERLVANFWRRSRWNWSGTAAQPSITLNFMPMSHVMGRGILYGTLGHGGTAYFTARSDLSTLYEDLALVRPTELNFVPRVWDMLFGTFQSEVRRRAAEEGMHENLEADVMADLAQHLLGGRYILAMTGSAPISAENKAFVEQLLDLHLIEGYGSTEAGMVFVDGTVRRPAVIDYKLADVPDLGYFRTDQPHARGELLVKTRDLFPGYYKRPEVTADVFDPDGFYRTGDVVAEIGPDQLVYLDRRNNVLKLSQGEFVTVSKLEPLFGDSPLVRQIYIYGNSARAYLLAVVVPTEDALRQSGGSLDALKNAITASFQDIARSSGLQSYEIPRDFLIETTPFTLENGLLTGIRKLARPKLKAHYAERLEALYTELADNQANELAALRRDGANRPVLETVGRAAGALLGAAADALAPDAHFTDLGGDSLSALTFGNLLHEIFGVEVSVGVIVSPASDLRAIADYVESQRSPGLARPSFASVHGRDATEVRAADLTLEKFIDAETLSAPRSAPSAQVRTVLLTGATGFLGRYLALEWLERMSRVGGTVICLVRAKDDASARRRLDRTFDSGDPELLHRYLDLADRHLRVMAGDKGEADLGLDPLTWQRLADTVDVIVDPAALVNHVLPYRELFGPNVVGTAELIRLALTTKLKPYTYVSTIGVGDQIEPSLFTEDADIRTVSAVRAIDDSYANGYGNSKWAGEVLLREAHDRCGLPVAVFRCDMILADTRYAGQLNVPDMFTRLMLSLVATGIAPGSFYELDAHGNRQRAHYDGLPVGFIAEAIATLGAGADGFSTYHVMNPHDDGIGLDEFVDWLDEAGYPIERIPDYAAWLQRFDTALHALPDAQRQASLLPLLHNYQHPGKPIRGSQAPTDRFRAAVRQAKIGADGGNPDIPQVSAPIIVKYVTDLQKLGLL; this is encoded by the coding sequence ATGCCCACCAACCCACGCCAGGAACGACTCGCCCGCCGGATCGCGCAGCTGTACGCCACCGACGCTCAATTCGCCGGGGCCCGACCCGACGACGCGGTGACCGAGGCCATCGAGCGCCCGGATATGCGGCTGCACCAGGTCGTCGGCGCCGTCATGGAGGCATACGCCGATCGGCCCGCAATCGCCGAGCGTGCAGTCGAAATCGTCGAGGATCCCGTAACAGGACGAACCTCCGCCGAACTGCTGCCGCGGTTCGACACCATCACCTACCGCGAGCTGTCCGATCGTGTCGCCGCTCTTGCGCGCGCCCTGTGCGACGATGTGCGCCCAGGTGACCGCGTATGCGTATTGGGCTTTGCCAGTGCCGATTACGCCGTCATCGACATGGCGACGATGCACCTCGGCGCGGTGGCCGTCCCGCTGCAGACCAGCGCGCCGGTCGGCCAGCTGCAACCGATCGTCGCCGAAACCGAGCCGCGGCTCTTCGCGTCGAGCATCGGTGACCTCGACACCGCCGTGGAACTGGTGCTCGCCGGCCACACGCCCGCCCGCCTGGTCGTCTTCGACCACCACCCGGCGGTGGACGAGGAACGCGAGACGCTGCAGCGTGCACGTCAGCGGCTCGGCGATGCGGGTGTCCAGGTGGTGGTCGAGCCGCTGGCCGATCTGATCGAGCGCGGGCGATCGGCGCCGGACGTCGCGTATCACGTTGCCGACGAGGATGATCCGTTGCGTCTGCTCATCTACACATCGGGCAGCACCGGCGCCCCGAAAGGCGCGATGTACCCCGAGCGCCTGGTGGCCAACTTCTGGCGCCGGTCGCGCTGGAACTGGAGCGGCACGGCCGCGCAACCATCGATCACCCTGAACTTCATGCCCATGAGCCACGTGATGGGCCGCGGCATCCTGTACGGCACGCTGGGACATGGCGGCACCGCGTATTTCACCGCGCGCAGCGATCTTTCGACACTGTATGAGGATCTCGCGCTCGTCCGGCCCACCGAGCTGAACTTCGTGCCGCGGGTTTGGGACATGCTCTTCGGAACCTTCCAGAGCGAGGTGCGGCGGCGAGCCGCCGAGGAAGGCATGCACGAAAACCTCGAAGCCGACGTGATGGCCGATCTGGCCCAGCATCTGCTCGGCGGTCGGTACATCCTGGCGATGACAGGCTCGGCACCGATCTCGGCCGAGAACAAGGCGTTCGTCGAACAACTGTTGGATCTTCATCTCATCGAGGGCTACGGGTCGACCGAGGCGGGCATGGTGTTCGTCGACGGCACGGTACGGCGCCCTGCGGTGATCGACTACAAGCTGGCCGACGTGCCCGATCTCGGGTACTTCCGTACCGACCAGCCGCATGCGCGGGGCGAGTTGCTCGTCAAGACCCGAGATCTGTTTCCCGGGTACTACAAACGTCCGGAGGTCACCGCCGACGTGTTCGACCCCGACGGCTTCTACCGCACGGGGGATGTGGTGGCCGAGATCGGTCCGGATCAGCTGGTCTATCTCGATCGGCGCAACAACGTGCTGAAGCTGTCCCAGGGCGAGTTCGTCACCGTGTCGAAACTGGAGCCGTTGTTCGGCGACAGCCCGCTGGTGCGCCAGATCTACATCTACGGCAACAGCGCACGCGCCTACCTGCTGGCCGTCGTCGTCCCCACCGAGGACGCGCTGCGGCAAAGCGGCGGCAGCCTCGATGCGCTGAAGAACGCGATCACCGCGTCGTTTCAGGACATCGCCAGGTCCTCGGGGTTGCAGTCCTACGAGATCCCGCGTGATTTCCTCATCGAGACAACGCCGTTCACACTCGAGAACGGGTTGCTCACCGGTATCCGCAAACTGGCCCGGCCGAAACTGAAGGCGCACTACGCCGAACGGCTCGAAGCCCTCTACACCGAACTGGCCGACAACCAGGCCAACGAGTTGGCGGCCCTGCGCCGCGACGGGGCGAATCGTCCGGTGTTGGAAACCGTCGGCCGCGCGGCCGGTGCGCTGCTCGGGGCGGCGGCCGACGCCCTGGCACCCGACGCGCACTTCACCGACCTCGGTGGAGATTCGCTGTCGGCGCTGACGTTCGGCAACCTGCTGCACGAGATCTTCGGTGTCGAGGTATCGGTGGGTGTGATCGTCAGCCCGGCCAGCGACCTGCGGGCCATCGCCGATTACGTCGAGTCCCAACGTAGCCCGGGTCTGGCCAGGCCGTCGTTCGCGTCGGTGCACGGCCGGGACGCGACCGAAGTGCGCGCCGCCGACCTGACCCTGGAGAAGTTCATCGACGCCGAGACGCTGTCCGCACCGCGGTCAGCGCCGAGCGCCCAGGTGCGGACCGTGCTGCTGACCGGGGCGACCGGGTTCCTCGGCCGCTACCTGGCCTTGGAGTGGCTCGAGCGGATGAGCCGGGTCGGTGGCACCGTGATCTGCCTGGTGCGGGCCAAGGACGACGCGTCGGCGCGCCGCCGGCTGGACCGGACGTTCGACAGCGGTGATCCCGAACTGCTGCACCGCTACCTGGACCTCGCCGACCGTCATCTGCGGGTGATGGCGGGGGACAAGGGCGAGGCGGACCTCGGGCTGGATCCCCTCACCTGGCAGCGACTCGCCGACACGGTCGACGTGATCGTCGACCCCGCGGCGCTGGTCAACCATGTGCTGCCGTACCGGGAGTTGTTCGGCCCCAACGTCGTCGGCACGGCCGAACTGATCCGGCTCGCGCTGACGACGAAACTGAAGCCCTACACCTACGTGTCGACCATCGGCGTCGGGGACCAGATCGAACCGTCGCTGTTCACCGAGGACGCCGACATCCGGACCGTCAGCGCCGTGCGTGCCATCGACGACAGCTACGCCAACGGGTACGGCAACAGCAAGTGGGCCGGCGAGGTGCTGCTGCGCGAGGCCCACGACCGGTGCGGGCTGCCGGTCGCGGTGTTCCGCTGCGACATGATCCTGGCCGACACGAGATATGCGGGCCAGCTGAATGTTCCGGACATGTTCACCCGGCTGATGCTGAGCCTGGTGGCCACCGGCATCGCGCCAGGATCGTTCTACGAACTCGACGCGCACGGTAACCGGCAGCGCGCGCACTACGACGGCCTGCCGGTCGGGTTCATCGCCGAGGCGATCGCGACCCTGGGCGCCGGTGCGGACGGGTTCTCCACCTATCACGTGATGAACCCGCACGACGACGGTATCGGTCTCGACGAATTCGTCGACTGGCTCGACGAGGCCGGATACCCGATCGAGCGCATACCGGACTACGCGGCATGGCTGCAGCGCTTCGACACGGCGCTGCACGCACTGCCCGACGCGCAACGGCAGGCATCGCTGCTGCCGCTGCTGCACAACTATCAGCACCCCGGGAAGCCGATCCGTGGGTCGCAGGCACCCACGGATCGGTTCCGGGCAGCGGTGCGCCAGGCGAAAATCGGTGCGGACGGGGGCAATCCGGATATTCCGCAGGTGTCCGCGCCGATCATCGTCAAGTACGTCACCGATCTGCAGAAGCTCGGCCTGCTGTGA